The following coding sequences lie in one Spirochaetota bacterium genomic window:
- the aroQ gene encoding type II 3-dehydroquinate dehydratase: MKQYTFHVIHGPNLNLLGEREPAIYGTLTLEEINNRIHEFAKGKNCEVRCFQSNSEGEIIDYIQNNRNCDGIIINAGAYTHTSIAIRDCLASIGIPCIEVHLSNIHSRERFRRHSYIAPVCIGQICGFGYYSYIVALQALLHYLENYSK, translated from the coding sequence ATGAAACAATATACTTTTCATGTAATTCATGGACCAAATTTAAATCTTTTAGGGGAAAGAGAACCTGCAATATATGGTACACTAACGCTGGAAGAAATTAATAACAGAATACATGAATTTGCAAAGGGCAAGAACTGTGAAGTACGTTGTTTCCAGTCAAATAGCGAAGGTGAAATTATAGATTATATTCAAAATAATAGAAATTGTGATGGGATTATTATCAATGCGGGTGCTTATACACATACTTCAATAGCTATCCGTGATTGCTTAGCTTCCATAGGTATTCCATGTATAGAAGTTCATCTTTCCAATATACATTCACGAGAACGCTTCAGAAGACATTCGTACATTGCGCCTGTATGTATTGGTCAAATCTGTGGGTTTGGGTATTACTCATATATAGTAGCGCTGCAGGCTTTACTACACTATCTGGAAAATTACTCAAAGTGA
- a CDS encoding DUF362 domain-containing protein gives MKVIVKECSHYDVEVIKTKVIAALNQLQFNFSKLYNAKVAIKPNLLTSASPESTVITHPAFFKAIVQIVKQHGGIPVLVESPAVQSLQRVMKKTGYDAIVTEEDVFVADTSDCIIIHNDNAHHFKRFEVPKILTECDILINLPKFKTHALTHITCAVKNLFGTIHGMKKSEWHIKAKTKDEFAGMLLDLYQAYCTDAALPKTIVHIVDAITIMEGDGPGPSGTPAFLGIIGASYNAIAVDYAIATIAGFDIKNIPTITMGIKRGLCNTPEKIEIIKEHISKKLSFMPPKESGSSKILAIPLINKLLKNMMIAKPVPNPDTCTLCYQCKQICPVKAISTSKDGKVPCYDYSTCIRCYCCMEICPESAISLGKPLLQRLLP, from the coding sequence ATGAAAGTCATAGTAAAAGAATGCAGTCATTATGATGTTGAAGTTATCAAAACAAAGGTTATTGCAGCATTAAACCAGTTGCAGTTTAATTTTTCAAAACTGTACAATGCAAAAGTAGCAATAAAACCTAATTTATTAACATCAGCATCCCCAGAGTCTACAGTAATCACGCATCCAGCCTTTTTTAAAGCAATAGTTCAGATTGTAAAACAACATGGTGGCATACCAGTTCTTGTTGAATCGCCTGCGGTGCAGTCATTGCAACGAGTAATGAAAAAGACAGGATATGATGCGATAGTAACTGAAGAAGATGTGTTTGTTGCCGATACATCAGATTGCATAATAATTCATAATGATAATGCTCATCATTTCAAGCGGTTTGAAGTGCCAAAAATTTTAACAGAATGCGATATACTTATAAATCTTCCCAAGTTTAAAACGCACGCACTAACGCATATAACATGTGCGGTAAAAAATTTATTTGGCACCATTCATGGAATGAAAAAATCCGAGTGGCATATTAAAGCAAAAACTAAAGATGAGTTTGCTGGGATGCTTTTAGATTTATACCAGGCTTATTGCACTGATGCTGCACTTCCCAAAACTATCGTCCATATTGTAGATGCAATAACCATTATGGAGGGTGATGGTCCAGGTCCATCAGGCACGCCTGCATTTTTAGGGATTATTGGGGCATCGTATAATGCAATTGCAGTTGATTATGCTATTGCAACAATAGCTGGATTTGACATAAAGAATATACCAACCATCACAATGGGAATAAAAAGAGGTTTGTGCAATACACCGGAAAAAATTGAAATTATAAAAGAACATATTTCAAAAAAATTGTCTTTCATGCCGCCAAAAGAATCAGGATCATCTAAAATACTGGCAATTCCGCTTATAAATAAGCTATTAAAAAATATGATGATTGCAAAACCAGTGCCAAATCCTGATACGTGTACGCTTTGTTATCAGTGCAAGCAGATATGCCCGGTAAAAGCAATTAGCACATCTAAAGATGGTAAAGTGCCATGCTACGATTATTCAACGTGTATACGGTGTTATTGTTGTATGGAAATATGCCCCGAATCAGCTATTTCATTGGGAAAGCCATTATTACAACGGTTGTTACCATAA
- the speE gene encoding polyamine aminopropyltransferase, giving the protein MPFESSVWIEELYEMEQGRTMKLKVTGKLATYDSKFQRIEIYDTKAFGRMLVLDGVFMTTEVDEMGYHEMLVHVPMCVHPNPKRVLVIGGGDGGTLREVLKHKEVEKADICEIDGDVIRLCREYMPALSCSYDDPRVTIYTEDGAKFIAERKKAYDVILVDSSDPIGPAAVLFSEEFYKNLSECLDDDGIASTQSESIFYHPNVIVTLAQYNKKFFKVPSYYITMVPTYPSGMIGFSFCSKKYHPINDLKEEKAKALAKLLRYYNPDIHRGAFALPQFIRTKLEGILY; this is encoded by the coding sequence ATGCCATTTGAATCAAGCGTATGGATTGAAGAGTTATATGAAATGGAACAGGGAAGAACCATGAAACTTAAGGTAACTGGTAAACTTGCAACCTATGATTCAAAGTTTCAGAGGATTGAAATATATGACACAAAAGCATTTGGTAGAATGCTGGTACTTGATGGCGTATTTATGACTACCGAAGTTGATGAAATGGGATATCATGAAATGCTGGTACATGTTCCCATGTGCGTTCATCCAAACCCCAAACGGGTTCTTGTTATTGGTGGGGGTGATGGTGGTACTCTTAGAGAAGTGTTAAAACACAAAGAAGTTGAAAAAGCAGATATTTGTGAGATAGATGGTGATGTAATACGTCTTTGCCGTGAATACATGCCTGCCTTATCATGTTCATATGATGATCCCCGTGTGACAATATATACTGAAGATGGTGCAAAGTTTATTGCAGAAAGGAAAAAAGCGTATGATGTAATTCTTGTTGATTCATCTGATCCCATTGGGCCTGCTGCAGTATTGTTTTCAGAAGAATTTTACAAAAATTTAAGTGAGTGTCTGGATGATGATGGAATAGCATCAACCCAGTCGGAATCAATATTTTATCACCCAAATGTTATTGTAACACTGGCACAATATAATAAAAAGTTTTTCAAAGTCCCTTCATATTATATTACCATGGTACCCACATATCCAAGTGGCATGATTGGCTTTTCATTCTGTTCTAAGAAATACCATCCAATAAATGATTTGAAGGAAGAAAAAGCAAAAGCACTTGCCAAACTACTCAGATATTATAATCCTGATATCCATAGGGGAGCATTTGCTTTACCACAATTTATACGTACAAAATTAGAGGGGATTTTGTATTAG
- the speD gene encoding adenosylmethionine decarboxylase — MEGLGTHIIAELFNCNEFHINNLKKVEEVLTAAAELSKATIIQPFFHKFSPYGISGVIVIAESHITIHTWPEYGYAAVDVFTCGDHDYRVAIDYITEQLEAERCVLYEMRRGVLNGSKVKNVPVIREVENVNYID; from the coding sequence ATGGAGGGTTTAGGTACACACATTATTGCGGAACTCTTCAACTGCAACGAGTTTCACATCAACAATTTAAAAAAGGTTGAGGAGGTGTTAACGGCCGCAGCCGAACTCTCTAAAGCCACTATCATCCAACCATTCTTTCACAAGTTTTCTCCATACGGTATTAGCGGAGTAATCGTCATAGCCGAGTCGCATATCACAATCCATACATGGCCGGAATATGGGTATGCAGCGGTTGACGTCTTCACCTGCGGAGATCATGATTACAGGGTAGCTATCGATTATATCACTGAACAGCTGGAAGCAGAGCGATGTGTTCTGTATGAAATGCGAAGAGGAGTGTTAAACGGTAGCAAGGTAAAAAATGTGCCAGTAATTCGGGAGGTGGAAAATGTTAACTACATTGACTAA
- a CDS encoding Xaa-Pro peptidase family protein, with protein MNYRTRMKKIQKHLSEKKQFPYLVASLINIKYCTGFEGSYGYLIFFEDEIVFISDSRYEEYALMILPENVRFVLQQKDFFKSLKSLLIEKKIKNIFFEEHSITLSQYKIFQNECKGIALHYGGDVINELRIIKDDDEIEIIKKAARITDACFHHILTIIKPGITEWDIAVEIEYFYKKHGCQGTSFDPIVASGAGSSMPHYKTGTKKIKAGEPVLIDMGCIFKGYCSDITRTVFIKSIPDSINTIYSIVKEAQKRAVDAVKSGLTTNKLDSIARDFIAAKGYGNFFGHSLGHGVGLDVHEIPAVKQNGAMALKKGMVITIEPGIYIPKKAGVRIEDMVLVTSSGHEVLTKSTKELIIL; from the coding sequence ATGAACTATCGCACAAGAATGAAAAAAATACAAAAGCATTTGTCAGAAAAAAAACAATTCCCATACCTGGTTGCAAGCTTGATTAATATTAAATATTGCACCGGATTTGAAGGAAGTTATGGGTATCTAATATTTTTTGAAGATGAGATAGTTTTTATTTCTGATTCACGCTATGAGGAATACGCTCTGATGATATTACCTGAAAATGTTCGTTTTGTATTACAGCAAAAGGATTTTTTCAAATCATTAAAATCATTACTTATAGAAAAAAAAATAAAAAATATATTTTTTGAGGAGCATTCAATTACACTATCGCAGTATAAAATCTTTCAAAATGAGTGCAAAGGCATAGCTTTGCATTACGGCGGGGATGTTATTAATGAGTTGCGTATTATCAAAGATGATGATGAAATTGAAATTATTAAAAAAGCAGCCCGAATAACAGATGCCTGTTTTCACCATATACTTACGATTATTAAGCCAGGTATTACTGAATGGGACATTGCTGTTGAAATAGAATATTTTTATAAAAAACATGGATGCCAGGGAACTTCATTTGATCCCATCGTTGCATCAGGGGCGGGGTCATCAATGCCCCATTACAAAACGGGAACCAAAAAGATTAAGGCAGGTGAACCGGTGCTTATTGACATGGGATGCATTTTCAAGGGTTATTGCTCGGACATAACGCGTACTGTATTTATTAAAAGTATTCCCGATAGTATCAATACAATTTATTCTATTGTAAAAGAGGCTCAAAAGAGAGCTGTTGATGCAGTAAAATCAGGATTGACTACAAATAAACTTGACAGTATTGCAAGGGATTTTATAGCTGCTAAAGGATATGGTAACTTTTTTGGCCATTCGCTGGGTCATGGCGTTGGGCTGGATGTACATGAAATACCAGCTGTAAAACAGAATGGGGCTATGGCATTAAAGAAGGGTATGGTTATAACTATTGAGCCTGGCATATATATCCCCAAAAAAGCAGGTGTCAGAATTGAAGATATGGTACTGGTAACTTCTTCAGGACATGAGGTTTTAACAAAAAGCACAAAGGAACTAATTATTTTATAG
- the efp gene encoding elongation factor P, with amino-acid sequence MITSNDLRTGTVIKVDGDLYSVVEYQHVKLGRGGAFVQTKLKSLTKGVIVDKKFKGGEKVEDVRVEKKTLQYLYDEGDSLVFMDTESYDQIHVDKKKASNLLNYIKEGDNVEATMHDEEILSIEPPIFVVLKVTYAEPGVKGDTATNVLKPVTVETGATVQVPIFVNEGDVIKVDTRTGEYVERVKK; translated from the coding sequence ATGATAACAAGTAATGATTTGCGAACGGGAACAGTTATTAAGGTTGATGGTGACCTGTATTCAGTTGTTGAATATCAGCATGTAAAATTAGGCCGGGGTGGAGCGTTTGTTCAGACAAAATTAAAATCACTTACAAAGGGTGTTATTGTAGATAAAAAGTTTAAAGGTGGCGAAAAGGTTGAGGATGTTCGAGTTGAGAAGAAGACACTGCAATATCTTTATGATGAGGGTGATTCCCTGGTTTTTATGGATACAGAAAGCTATGATCAAATACACGTAGATAAGAAAAAAGCTTCAAATTTACTCAATTATATAAAAGAGGGCGATAATGTTGAAGCAACCATGCATGATGAGGAAATATTGTCTATAGAGCCACCAATATTTGTAGTATTGAAAGTAACCTATGCTGAGCCAGGGGTGAAAGGTGATACTGCCACCAATGTTTTAAAACCAGTGACCGTTGAAACTGGTGCCACTGTTCAGGTTCCCATATTCGTCAATGAAGGTGATGTTATAAAAGTTGACACACGAACAGGTGAGTATGTGGAACGCGTGAAAAAATAG